The following coding sequences are from one Malaciobacter pacificus window:
- a CDS encoding DnaJ C-terminal domain-containing protein, with amino-acid sequence MAKSLYETLEVNENASMDEIKKAYRKLARKYHPDVNKDKDAEEKFKEINAAYEVLSDKEKKQQYDQFGDSMFGGQNFHDFARGQGQGVDLDEILRQMFGGGAGFGGGGFNQSGFGGFGGFSEPDLDMNAQITIPFTTAILGGKQHININNESFDIKIPEGIRDGQKIRAKGKGKSYNGQRGDLIIKINVSSSPEYELDGDTLIKTFDVPLKTALFGGKILINTIHKDITLKIPQNTKQNQKFRVKELGVLNRKAGVKGDLYLKVNIVLPKVENLDEDLVKILEEKLPEN; translated from the coding sequence ATGGCAAAAAGTTTATATGAAACATTAGAAGTAAATGAAAATGCTTCAATGGATGAAATTAAAAAAGCTTATAGAAAATTAGCTAGAAAATATCATCCAGATGTAAATAAAGATAAAGATGCAGAAGAAAAATTTAAAGAGATAAACGCTGCATACGAAGTTTTAAGTGATAAAGAGAAAAAACAACAGTATGACCAATTTGGTGATTCTATGTTTGGTGGTCAAAATTTCCACGACTTTGCAAGAGGTCAAGGACAAGGTGTTGACTTAGATGAAATTTTAAGACAAATGTTCGGTGGTGGTGCCGGATTTGGTGGAGGAGGTTTCAACCAAAGTGGATTTGGAGGTTTTGGAGGGTTTAGTGAACCTGACTTAGATATGAATGCTCAAATAACAATTCCATTTACAACTGCAATATTAGGTGGTAAACAACATATTAATATAAATAATGAATCATTTGATATTAAAATTCCAGAAGGAATTAGAGATGGTCAAAAAATTAGAGCAAAAGGAAAGGGTAAATCATATAATGGTCAAAGAGGTGATTTAATTATCAAAATAAATGTCTCTTCTAGTCCTGAGTATGAGTTAGATGGTGATACACTAATCAAAACTTTTGATGTACCTTTAAAAACAGCACTGTTTGGTGGTAAAATTTTAATTAATACAATTCATAAAGATATTACTTTAAAAATTCCACAAAATACAAAACAAAACCAAAAATTTAGAGTAAAAGAGCTTGGAGTTTTAAATAGAAAAGCTGGAGTAAAAGGTGACTTATATTTAAAAGTAAATATAGTTTTACCTAAAGTTGAAAATTTAGATGAAGATCTTGTAAAAATTCTTGAAGAGAAATTACCTGAAAATTAA
- the fliW gene encoding flagellar assembly protein FliW: MIFEVVVPIDGFEEEKEFSFEKVDDFFSIITAQESQKQLRLMNFGALKNLAIEFPEDFNTKLDIKNLDDISIFYIFVLQTENTQNSLNTFSPIILNHKSNKMGQIHLDLKKLGLENLNNILLN, translated from the coding sequence ATGATATTTGAAGTAGTTGTTCCAATTGATGGATTTGAAGAAGAAAAAGAGTTTAGTTTTGAAAAAGTAGATGATTTCTTTTCTATAATTACCGCACAAGAGTCCCAAAAACAACTAAGACTTATGAATTTTGGTGCTTTAAAAAACTTAGCTATTGAGTTCCCAGAAGATTTCAATACTAAATTAGATATCAAAAACTTAGATGATATTTCAATATTTTATATATTTGTACTACAAACTGAAAATACTCAAAATAGTCTAAATACCTTTTCTCCAATAATCTTAAATCACAAATCAAATAAAATGGGACAAATTCATTTAGATTTAAAAAAATTAGGTTTAGAAAATTTAAATAATATTCTTCTTAATTAA
- a CDS encoding peptidylprolyl isomerase, which produces MISWMQRHKKWLVITIWISTIAFVGAGFVGWGSYDYGKQGGVVAVVGDREVSVEEYQEEYSRLYDQYARTFGSMFNQEMADKLNLKDIAYNQTIQKNLILSYADSLGLDVTNEDIAKELVKYNAFVKDGKFDKDTYIKVLAQNRTTPAKFEDSLKRGILLQKVQALFEIQPTNIEVQNLSKILFIEDDIEYKVISSNEINVEINEEELKKYWEENKNRYLSEVSYELLTAKIPLESSNPTDEDIQSHYDKFKLDYKKEDGKIKSLEEAKTEIIKALDSKATKTKALKEYLNYKKGDSTLETQVSFKESQLPYSSENNTKISQAKVGELIKPFLENDEYVIVKVTKINEPKPLEYADAKALASKDYSATLKEEKLNELANEQLKTFQGTVAKGITRESLDKIDLDESKSAQFLSQLFASTSKEGVVKFDDSIVLYRVLDSRLGKHDASKDELVKQTLVQMQDQELMTNLIKSLETKFEIQSSIQTKDQ; this is translated from the coding sequence ATGATAAGCTGGATGCAAAGACACAAAAAGTGGCTAGTAATAACAATTTGGATAAGTACAATAGCATTTGTTGGAGCTGGATTTGTAGGTTGGGGATCTTACGATTATGGAAAACAAGGTGGAGTTGTTGCTGTAGTTGGAGATAGAGAAGTATCTGTTGAAGAGTATCAAGAAGAGTATTCAAGACTATATGACCAATATGCAAGAACATTTGGGTCTATGTTCAATCAAGAAATGGCTGACAAATTAAACTTAAAAGATATTGCATATAACCAAACTATACAAAAGAATTTGATTTTGTCTTACGCAGATTCATTAGGACTTGATGTAACAAATGAAGATATTGCAAAAGAGCTAGTAAAATATAATGCATTTGTAAAAGATGGTAAGTTTGATAAAGATACTTATATCAAAGTTTTAGCACAAAACAGAACTACTCCAGCAAAATTTGAAGATAGTTTAAAAAGAGGTATTTTACTTCAGAAAGTTCAAGCCTTATTTGAAATTCAACCCACAAATATTGAAGTTCAAAATTTAAGTAAAATTTTATTTATTGAAGATGATATTGAATATAAAGTGATTTCATCAAATGAAATTAATGTTGAAATAAATGAAGAAGAGTTGAAAAAATACTGGGAAGAGAATAAAAATAGATATCTATCTGAAGTTTCATACGAATTATTAACAGCAAAAATTCCATTAGAGTCTTCTAATCCTACAGATGAAGATATTCAGTCTCACTATGACAAATTTAAATTAGATTATAAAAAAGAAGATGGAAAAATCAAAAGTTTAGAAGAGGCTAAAACTGAAATTATTAAAGCTTTAGACTCAAAAGCTACTAAAACAAAAGCATTAAAAGAGTATTTAAATTATAAAAAAGGTGATTCTACTTTAGAGACTCAAGTTAGTTTTAAAGAGTCTCAATTACCTTATTCTTCTGAAAATAATACGAAAATTTCACAAGCTAAAGTAGGTGAGTTAATCAAACCTTTCTTAGAAAATGATGAGTATGTAATTGTAAAAGTAACTAAAATTAATGAGCCAAAACCTTTAGAATATGCTGATGCAAAAGCTTTAGCATCAAAAGATTATTCAGCAACATTAAAAGAAGAAAAATTAAATGAATTAGCAAATGAGCAATTAAAAACTTTCCAAGGTACTGTTGCTAAAGGAATAACAAGAGAGTCTTTAGACAAGATTGATTTAGATGAATCAAAATCAGCACAGTTTTTATCACAATTATTTGCATCAACTTCGAAAGAGGGTGTTGTAAAATTTGATGACAGTATTGTTTTATACAGAGTTTTAGACTCAAGACTTGGAAAACATGATGCATCAAAAGATGAATTAGTTAAACAAACTTTAGTACAAATGCAAGACCAAGAATTAATGACTAATTTAATTAAAAGCCTAGAAACTAAATTTGAAATACAATCATCAATTCAGACAAAGGATCAATAA
- a CDS encoding heat shock protein transcriptional repressor HspR, giving the protein MEKNSYKEPVYLISAVAEILDIHPQTLRQYEREGLIKPSRTNGKIRLYSQKDIDHIKYVLTLTRELGVNLAGVDIILQLNNKIKELETHIEIYKTKIQKINNMSVVPDTKALVVKKTSFDMVIIDSKKKES; this is encoded by the coding sequence ATGGAAAAGAATAGCTATAAAGAGCCTGTATATCTTATCTCTGCAGTTGCTGAGATACTTGATATTCATCCACAAACATTAAGACAATATGAAAGGGAGGGTTTAATAAAACCTTCTCGAACAAACGGCAAAATAAGATTATATTCTCAAAAAGATATCGATCATATAAAGTATGTATTAACTCTAACTAGAGAACTTGGAGTAAATCTAGCAGGTGTTGATATCATCTTACAATTAAATAATAAAATAAAAGAGCTAGAAACTCATATAGAAATTTATAAAACTAAAATTCAAAAGATAAATAATATGTCAGTAGTTCCAGATACAAAGGCTTTAGTAGTTAAAAAAACTTCCTTTGATATGGTTATTATTGATAGTAAGAAAAAAGAGAGTTAA
- a CDS encoding heavy-metal-associated domain-containing protein: MKQTFEVLNVKCGGCANTLITSLEKDFGKVEVNLNVTPRKITLDIEENQLDDLKTKLRGLGYPLTTDELSGLQKATTTAKSFVSCAIGKMNS, encoded by the coding sequence ATGAAACAAACATTTGAGGTATTAAATGTAAAATGTGGAGGATGTGCAAATACATTAATAACATCACTTGAAAAAGATTTTGGTAAAGTTGAAGTTAATTTAAATGTAACTCCAAGAAAAATAACATTAGATATAGAAGAAAATCAATTAGATGATTTAAAAACTAAATTAAGAGGTTTAGGTTATCCATTAACAACAGATGAATTAAGTGGTCTTCAAAAAGCTACAACTACAGCTAAAAGTTTTGTATCTTGTGCTATAGGAAAAATGAACTCATGA
- the ftsA gene encoding cell division protein FtsA: MNNTLLAIDIGSAFIHAVIAKHDLENNINILGTGTQKSAGVNKGLIVDIEEASKTIKNAVNLAKKSTTEPVDNCVVSISGSYSKSLRSSGSVNVPNGLITETEINQVMQMALYNATIVPEYEVVHVIPIYFKVDDSVEVDNPLNMNGSRLEVSVFIVTAKRTALTNIKSALNVAGFDMVKFVLDGYASAIAVLDEQQKKFGSTVINMGATTTEFITYKANSLVHNGFIPVGSNHITNDLSVMLHTPPGAAEKIKLEYGSITKDYTPNNELGITKVKIPRIGDEDTTSEVALDYIQTIIHARVEEDLVLVKNQLKKSGILDNIGSGIVITGGLSNLDGIKKLAEKVFDGIPISLSMPKNIKNGFINFDEPTLSTIMGLLQYSLGTNRNYQLDSSKKLVKPIKKEVYKEQKLESVHIGNPTQADKQHLSNSQKEEYQIKDNSTVLTPLNKEKKKGVSRFWNKVSEWF, from the coding sequence TTGAATAATACTTTATTAGCAATTGACATAGGTTCAGCCTTTATTCATGCAGTAATAGCAAAGCATGATTTAGAAAATAATATAAATATTCTAGGTACTGGTACCCAAAAAAGTGCAGGGGTTAATAAAGGTTTAATAGTTGATATTGAAGAGGCTTCAAAAACTATAAAAAATGCTGTTAACCTAGCAAAAAAAAGTACAACAGAACCTGTTGATAATTGTGTAGTTTCAATTTCAGGTAGCTACTCAAAAAGTCTTAGAAGTTCTGGTTCTGTAAATGTACCAAATGGGCTTATAACTGAAACAGAAATTAATCAAGTTATGCAAATGGCTTTATATAATGCAACTATCGTTCCTGAATATGAAGTAGTTCATGTTATTCCAATTTATTTTAAAGTTGATGATTCAGTTGAAGTTGATAATCCTTTAAATATGAATGGTTCAAGACTTGAAGTTTCAGTATTTATTGTAACTGCTAAAAGAACAGCTTTAACAAATATTAAATCTGCACTTAATGTAGCAGGATTTGATATGGTTAAATTTGTTTTAGATGGTTATGCTTCAGCGATTGCAGTTTTAGATGAACAACAAAAAAAGTTTGGTTCAACTGTTATTAATATGGGTGCTACTACAACAGAATTTATCACTTATAAAGCAAACTCTTTAGTTCATAATGGATTTATTCCAGTTGGATCTAATCATATTACTAATGACTTATCAGTTATGCTTCATACACCTCCTGGGGCAGCTGAAAAAATTAAATTAGAGTATGGTTCTATTACAAAAGATTATACTCCAAATAATGAACTTGGAATTACAAAAGTTAAGATCCCAAGAATTGGTGATGAAGATACTACTTCTGAAGTTGCTTTAGATTATATTCAAACAATAATTCATGCAAGAGTTGAAGAGGATTTAGTTTTAGTTAAAAATCAACTAAAGAAAAGTGGTATTTTAGATAATATTGGTTCAGGTATAGTAATTACTGGTGGATTAAGTAACTTAGATGGAATAAAAAAACTTGCAGAAAAAGTTTTTGATGGTATTCCAATTAGTCTTTCTATGCCTAAAAATATCAAAAATGGGTTTATTAATTTTGATGAACCTACATTATCAACTATTATGGGATTATTACAATACTCTCTTGGTACAAATAGAAATTATCAATTAGATTCTAGTAAAAAACTTGTTAAGCCAATAAAAAAAGAGGTTTATAAAGAACAAAAACTAGAAAGTGTTCATATTGGGAATCCAACTCAAGCTGATAAGCAACATTTATCAAATTCTCAAAAAGAAGAGTATCAGATTAAAGATAATTCAACTGTATTAACTCCTTTAAATAAAGAGAAGAAAAAAGGTGTTTCTAGATTTTGGAATAAAGTATCGGAGTGGTTTTAA
- the arsC gene encoding arsenate reductase (glutaredoxin) (This arsenate reductase requires both glutathione and glutaredoxin to convert arsenate to arsenite, after which the efflux transporter formed by ArsA and ArsB can extrude the arsenite from the cell, providing resistance.), protein MQDIQIWHNPRCSKSRNALNLLEEKGIEPKVVKYLEETPSKEEIINVLKMLGISAKELLRKGEDEYKSLNLKDETNEDKVIEAMVNHPKLIERPVIIKDGKAVIARPIENLEELLK, encoded by the coding sequence ATGCAAGATATACAAATATGGCACAACCCAAGATGTTCAAAATCTAGAAATGCTTTAAATTTATTAGAAGAAAAAGGTATTGAACCAAAGGTTGTTAAGTATCTTGAAGAAACTCCATCAAAAGAAGAAATCATAAATGTATTAAAAATGCTAGGAATTAGTGCAAAAGAGCTTTTACGAAAAGGTGAAGATGAATACAAGTCTTTAAATTTAAAAGATGAAACTAATGAAGATAAAGTCATTGAAGCTATGGTTAATCATCCAAAACTTATTGAAAGACCAGTAATTATAAAAGATGGAAAAGCTGTTATTGCAAGACCAATAGAAAATTTAGAAGAACTTTTAAAATAA
- the ftsZ gene encoding cell division protein FtsZ, whose protein sequence is MEDLFNVDDIKVDMPNKVLSDNVAKISVIGVGGGGCNMINHMINEGSHKIDLIAANTDLQVLNISKAPKKIQLGVKLTKGLGAGMKPEIGRDSAVESFEEIKGILKGADIVFIAAGLGGGTGTGAAAIIAKAAKEIGALTVSVVTKPFTWEGKKRAGLANLGLEELKKVSDSIIVVPNDRLLEIIDENVGMKDAFKIIDNILYQAVNGMSEVILNPGNSDINTDFADVKTIMQHRGMALMGIGRAKGEEAAQRALEDAIDSPLLDKVSLNGAKGILIHFNIHPQVSLFAINSVMGTINDRMDSNAEIIFGTTSDSTLEKDEVKITIVATGFESKNEEFEQEGEENEEKASVRVNDENHLDVPPLMRDYVVQYHIVQTQQHVSPKIEE, encoded by the coding sequence ATGGAAGATTTATTTAATGTAGATGATATAAAAGTTGATATGCCAAATAAGGTTTTATCTGATAATGTAGCCAAAATCTCTGTAATTGGAGTTGGTGGTGGTGGTTGTAATATGATTAACCACATGATTAATGAAGGTTCTCATAAAATCGATTTAATCGCTGCTAATACAGATTTACAGGTTTTAAATATTTCAAAGGCACCAAAAAAGATTCAACTTGGAGTTAAACTTACTAAAGGTTTAGGTGCAGGAATGAAGCCAGAAATTGGTAGAGACTCTGCTGTTGAATCATTTGAAGAGATTAAAGGCATTTTAAAAGGTGCTGATATTGTATTTATTGCTGCTGGTCTTGGTGGAGGAACTGGAACTGGGGCTGCTGCTATTATTGCAAAAGCTGCAAAAGAGATTGGAGCTTTAACAGTTTCTGTTGTTACTAAACCATTTACTTGGGAAGGTAAGAAAAGAGCAGGGCTTGCAAACTTAGGATTAGAAGAACTTAAAAAAGTAAGTGATTCAATCATTGTTGTTCCAAATGATAGATTATTAGAGATTATTGATGAAAATGTTGGTATGAAAGATGCCTTTAAAATCATTGATAATATTTTATATCAAGCAGTAAATGGAATGTCTGAAGTTATTTTAAATCCAGGTAATTCAGATATTAATACTGACTTTGCTGATGTTAAAACTATTATGCAGCATAGAGGTATGGCATTAATGGGTATTGGTAGAGCAAAAGGTGAAGAAGCTGCTCAAAGAGCTTTAGAAGATGCTATTGATTCTCCACTACTTGATAAAGTATCACTAAATGGAGCAAAAGGTATTTTAATTCATTTTAATATTCACCCTCAAGTTTCATTATTTGCTATTAATAGTGTTATGGGAACTATTAATGATAGAATGGATTCAAATGCTGAGATTATCTTTGGTACGACTTCAGATAGTACACTTGAAAAAGATGAAGTTAAAATCACTATTGTTGCAACTGGTTTCGAGTCTAAAAATGAAGAGTTTGAACAAGAAGGTGAGGAAAATGAAGAGAAAGCATCAGTTAGAGTTAATGATGAAAATCATTTAGATGTTCCACCTTTAATGAGAGATTATGTTGTACAATACCATATTGTACAAACTCAACAACATGTATCGCCTAAAATAGAAGAATAA
- a CDS encoding AAA family ATPase codes for MSDQEYKSFKLTGVLKKVLYKNDENKYVIAVLENNQKICGTYFDTDIEKIVGEEVILTGNWTTHKKYGVQFEFDTLELKEAELFFFLTKIVKGIGHKFAHELLEKYSEEELIDILNNNPNKLLDFKGIKEKKLEKIVASWQKFKHLRELGSFLAKYGVTSNLITKIYSSLGEVDNLIEKIKDNPYILINIRGIGFKKADEIAKALGIDPRSEFRIMACLNYTLKEFCDNNGNSSIDKYHLYKLLDESLRFNNEEALYEQAISKMLVDEELFVTSENRYALSMLYYAEKNILDFFTRRANEKNRVITSNFEDYIVKKEKTLGFELSDEQKSAVELINGGDKTLFLIGYAGTGKSTSSRAILELLEEVVSYDDIMTIALSGIASQRIADTTGYNSSTIQSLLVKHKEKDFFPYKVILLDEASMVNSVTFYQIISKIDDDTVFIIVGDDGQLPAIGAGNILADSIKFELAPICKLTKIYRQNENQAIAVIANDIRKGEVPEYKEEYEDFKFIDVSISNYYAQKNSIAPTEFSDIRSENSELILNNILNISAGYIQEYYDFIKKKNISKALTLFQVITPMKGGLLGVDNLNMQLQKLFNHTKGKAHKTKLYEYKISDKVIHIKNENMKAQTMSMYKSGSSDFLERRVYNGQLGLIIKLDFEEDKCIVLYPNDDMVVFYDFDGLSNLLSLAYCLTIHKTQGMEYDNALIPMSFSHYIMHNTKLLYTAITRAKSMCFIVGEDEAFKSACKKLEITIRESVINDLMTKVNTNII; via the coding sequence ATGTCAGATCAAGAGTACAAAAGCTTCAAATTAACAGGCGTTTTAAAAAAAGTATTATATAAAAATGATGAAAATAAATATGTAATCGCAGTTTTAGAGAATAATCAAAAAATCTGTGGAACATATTTTGACACTGATATTGAAAAAATAGTTGGTGAAGAAGTTATTTTAACTGGAAATTGGACAACTCACAAAAAATATGGTGTGCAATTTGAGTTTGATACTTTAGAGTTAAAAGAAGCAGAACTATTTTTCTTTTTAACAAAAATAGTAAAAGGGATAGGACATAAGTTTGCCCATGAACTTTTAGAAAAATATAGTGAAGAAGAACTAATTGATATTTTAAATAATAACCCAAATAAATTATTAGATTTTAAAGGTATTAAAGAGAAGAAATTAGAAAAAATTGTAGCTTCTTGGCAAAAGTTTAAACACTTAAGAGAACTAGGCTCTTTTTTAGCTAAATATGGAGTTACTTCAAACTTAATTACTAAAATTTATTCATCACTTGGTGAAGTTGATAATTTAATAGAAAAAATTAAAGACAATCCATATATTTTAATAAACATAAGAGGAATAGGATTTAAAAAAGCAGATGAAATAGCAAAAGCTTTAGGAATAGACCCTCGAAGTGAATTTAGAATTATGGCTTGTTTAAATTATACTTTAAAAGAGTTTTGTGACAATAATGGAAACTCTTCAATTGATAAATATCATTTATATAAACTTTTAGATGAATCACTTAGATTTAATAATGAAGAAGCACTTTATGAACAAGCTATATCAAAAATGCTTGTTGATGAAGAGCTTTTTGTAACAAGTGAAAATAGATATGCTCTTTCAATGCTTTATTATGCAGAAAAAAATATTTTAGATTTTTTTACTAGAAGGGCAAATGAAAAAAATAGAGTTATAACATCAAACTTTGAAGATTATATTGTAAAAAAAGAGAAAACCTTAGGTTTTGAGTTAAGTGATGAACAAAAAAGTGCAGTTGAACTTATAAATGGTGGAGATAAAACATTATTTTTAATTGGTTATGCAGGAACTGGTAAATCAACTTCAAGTAGGGCAATCTTAGAACTACTTGAAGAAGTTGTATCTTATGATGACATTATGACTATTGCATTAAGTGGTATTGCTAGTCAAAGAATTGCTGATACTACAGGATATAACTCTTCAACAATACAATCATTACTGGTAAAACATAAAGAGAAAGATTTTTTTCCTTATAAAGTGATTTTATTAGATGAAGCTTCTATGGTAAATTCAGTTACTTTTTATCAAATTATCTCAAAAATTGATGATGATACAGTATTTATAATTGTTGGAGATGATGGTCAATTACCTGCTATTGGTGCAGGTAATATTTTAGCTGATTCAATTAAATTTGAATTAGCTCCAATTTGTAAATTAACTAAAATTTATAGACAAAATGAAAATCAAGCAATTGCTGTTATTGCAAATGATATTAGAAAAGGAGAAGTTCCTGAGTACAAAGAAGAGTATGAAGATTTTAAATTTATTGATGTCTCAATTTCAAACTATTATGCACAAAAAAACTCAATAGCACCTACAGAATTTTCTGATATTAGAAGTGAAAATAGTGAGCTTATTTTGAATAATATACTAAATATTTCAGCTGGTTATATTCAAGAATATTATGATTTTATTAAGAAGAAAAATATCTCAAAAGCACTAACTCTTTTTCAAGTAATTACACCTATGAAAGGTGGATTATTAGGAGTTGATAATTTAAATATGCAACTTCAAAAGCTTTTCAATCATACAAAAGGAAAAGCCCATAAAACAAAACTTTATGAGTATAAAATTTCTGATAAAGTTATTCATATAAAAAATGAAAATATGAAAGCTCAAACAATGAGTATGTATAAAAGTGGCTCATCAGACTTCTTAGAAAGACGTGTTTATAATGGTCAATTAGGACTTATTATAAAACTAGATTTTGAAGAAGATAAATGTATTGTTTTATACCCAAATGATGATATGGTAGTATTTTATGACTTTGATGGTTTATCAAATCTACTCTCACTTGCTTACTGTTTAACAATTCATAAAACTCAAGGAATGGAGTATGATAATGCACTAATCCCAATGAGTTTTTCTCACTATATTATGCATAATACTAAACTTTTATATACTGCAATCACAAGGGCTAAAAGTATGTGTTTTATTGTTGGGGAAGATGAAGCTTTTAAAAGTGCATGTAAAAAACTAGAAATAACAATTCGAGAGTCAGTTATAAATGACTTAATGACTAAAGTTAATACTAATATTATTTAA
- a CDS encoding FAD-dependent oxidoreductase: protein MYKKEYENIIIGAGIAGCSLAYFLNNYSKETLLIDKNEDVAFGASGAAGAFLSPLLGKPNNFKDLITNSLQFSVDFYRKNFSEDITSCGTCRIPKDEKDDEKFQSYKPYMDFEYKELEDGYFFEIGSVVDPYNICKKLTKDVDKLLNYEVMKIKKENNSWIINDELKTKNLFLCTGADISLIEEKYLNIRPVWGQKIDVLTNTSTNINYHKECSLSISKVYEDKNIVSIGATHNRFNEDMSDTSYNLKLKNINNIKHNEKTLKIMNNDCNKLLKLANDIKPLGEVKIIDIKIGARASSADYFPIVGRLVDSKKSFEMFPHLINGSFIKDDKLQTIDNLFIINGVGGRGFVLSPYLANNLVENLYNDKEIDSNITTFRLFKRWAKRVKNNN, encoded by the coding sequence ATGTATAAAAAAGAGTATGAAAATATAATTATAGGGGCTGGTATTGCAGGTTGTTCTTTAGCATATTTTTTAAATAACTACTCTAAAGAGACTCTTTTAATTGATAAAAATGAAGATGTAGCTTTTGGTGCAAGTGGAGCTGCTGGTGCTTTTTTATCTCCATTACTAGGTAAACCTAATAATTTCAAAGATTTAATTACAAACTCTTTACAGTTTTCTGTAGATTTTTATAGAAAAAACTTTAGTGAAGATATTACAAGTTGTGGAACTTGTAGAATTCCAAAAGATGAAAAAGATGATGAAAAGTTTCAATCATATAAACCTTATATGGATTTTGAGTATAAAGAGTTAGAAGATGGTTATTTTTTTGAAATAGGTAGTGTAGTAGATCCATATAATATTTGTAAAAAATTAACTAAAGATGTTGATAAGCTATTAAATTATGAAGTAATGAAAATAAAAAAAGAGAATAACTCTTGGATTATTAATGATGAATTAAAAACAAAGAATCTTTTTTTATGTACGGGTGCTGATATATCACTTATAGAAGAGAAGTATCTAAATATTCGTCCTGTTTGGGGGCAAAAGATTGATGTTTTAACTAATACTTCTACAAATATTAATTATCATAAAGAGTGCTCTTTATCTATTTCAAAAGTTTATGAAGATAAAAATATAGTTTCAATTGGAGCTACTCATAATAGATTTAATGAAGATATGAGTGATACTAGCTATAACTTAAAGTTAAAAAATATAAATAATATAAAACACAATGAAAAAACTTTAAAAATTATGAACAATGACTGTAACAAGTTATTAAAATTAGCAAATGATATTAAACCTTTAGGTGAAGTAAAAATAATTGATATTAAAATTGGAGCAAGGGCATCTAGTGCTGATTATTTTCCAATAGTTGGCAGATTGGTTGATTCTAAAAAATCTTTTGAAATGTTCCCTCATTTAATAAATGGCTCATTTATTAAAGATGATAAACTTCAAACAATTGATAATTTGTTTATTATTAATGGAGTAGGGGGAAGAGGTTTTGTTTTATCTCCTTATCTTGCAAATAATTTAGTAGAAAATTTATATAATGATAAAGAAATTGATTCAAATATAACTACGTTTCGACTTTTTAAAAGATGGGCAAAAAGAGTAAAGAATAACAATTGA